In Deltaproteobacteria bacterium, the genomic stretch TCTCGTGGACCTGCCGCCCGGCGAAGTGGCGGAGATCTGGCCGGGAGAGCTCGCCGACGGCGAGTGGATTCAACCCGACGAGGCGCTGCGTCGCTGGGAGGACGGCTCCGCGCTGCTGCACCCGCCCGCGTGGCATACGCTCAAGGCGCTCTCCTGGGCGAAGCCTCATCCTCGCGATGCGCTGCCCCTGCTCACGGCTCCGGAAAAAGCGCCATGGAAGCTACCGATCCAGGAGCACGTGGTCGAGCGGATCGAGTTCCAGCGCGGCCTCATCCTCGTGCCGTTGCGCACTCCTACGCTGCCGCCGGCGACGCATACGAATTGCCTGCTGCTCGGCAACGACGAGCTGTGGGTGGTGGACCCGGGGTCGCCGTGGCCCGAGGAACAGGCGATCCTCCGCGAGACGCTGGAGAGGCTCGAGGAGGAAGGGCGGCGCGCGGTTGGCGTGCTGCTGACGCACCACCACCTCGATCATACCGGGGGTGCGAAGGCGCTGGGTCTTCCCATCGCCGCCACGCGCGAGACCGCGGCGATGGTCGACTTCGCGGTGGACCGGATCGTGGAGGACGGCGCGCGGTTCGACGTCGGCCCACGCGGATGGCGAGCGCTGCATCTGCCCGGACATACGCGCGGCCATCTCTGCCTGCGCGAGGAGGGAAGCGGCGCCGTGGTGGCGGGCGATCTGATCGCGGGCGTCGGCACGGTGATCATCGATCCGCCGGAAGGAGACATGAAGGATTACCTGGCATCGCTCGATCGGTTGCTCGGGACGAAGCCCGGTTGCATCTATCCGGCGCACGGCCCCGTCGTCCCCGGCGGCGTTGCGAAGCTCGAGGAGTACCGCGAGCACCGTCTGCAGCGCGAAGAGCTGGTGATCGGCTCGCTGAAGCAGGCAGGACGGGCAGCGACGCCATCGGAGCTCGTTCCCGCCGCCTATCCGGACGTGAAACCCGATCTGTACCCGCTGGCGGAGCGGAGCTTGCTCGCGCACCTGCACAAGCTCGTGCGCGAGGGACGGGCCACCGAACGGGAGGGACGCTACAGCGGCCGCTGAGCTGCGTCAGAGGCCCGGGAGGCTCAGCT encodes the following:
- a CDS encoding MBL fold metallo-hydrolase; this encodes MTSVRPAASVVLVREGGDVLWVRRGDQLKFAGGFYAFPGGRVDVQDSGVPVDGGEALGAAEAPCVVAAARELFEETGVLAVPGAAAVSAGERRTMREALLHRPAPGEKAASFGEFLERHRLRVDARWYSPAGRWVTPQAMPIRFDARFYLVDLPPGEVAEIWPGELADGEWIQPDEALRRWEDGSALLHPPAWHTLKALSWAKPHPRDALPLLTAPEKAPWKLPIQEHVVERIEFQRGLILVPLRTPTLPPATHTNCLLLGNDELWVVDPGSPWPEEQAILRETLERLEEEGRRAVGVLLTHHHLDHTGGAKALGLPIAATRETAAMVDFAVDRIVEDGARFDVGPRGWRALHLPGHTRGHLCLREEGSGAVVAGDLIAGVGTVIIDPPEGDMKDYLASLDRLLGTKPGCIYPAHGPVVPGGVAKLEEYREHRLQREELVIGSLKQAGRAATPSELVPAAYPDVKPDLYPLAERSLLAHLHKLVREGRATEREGRYSGR